In Gossypium arboreum isolate Shixiya-1 chromosome 5, ASM2569848v2, whole genome shotgun sequence, a single genomic region encodes these proteins:
- the LOC108479199 gene encoding LOW QUALITY PROTEIN: putative 1-phosphatidylinositol-3-phosphate 5-kinase FAB1D (The sequence of the model RefSeq protein was modified relative to this genomic sequence to represent the inferred CDS: inserted 1 base in 1 codon) has protein sequence MYSMCHYCGAEITKISEDKRKLENGNALISCSGDPIRSCKLCWERQGREFVKRDGITPYSTPMISPTSSLSSSDHSYSSCSDFSIDVINSYDRVEGDQEFGSKNSHGELNCLPNGRNPCSEGLGKRLDSSNLMSESDLRDKKDSNDMDIVRDGEITQTSNEQQAKENVVGNSARAFVKESGVSQVINGERDNQIWEPPEPEDPEDDLENSLAYDDDDDEDDECGDGTKWGKPSSLSHTDVSNGRYRFKEEKERAIKEVIDGKFKAIVSQLLKSVGVACSVSDSDSWVDIVTSLSLEAALFLKPDAIDGNAMGPDGYVKVKCIATGSRSQSQLIKGLVFKKRAAHKHMQTKFRNPRLLLIQGALGQSSSGLSSLDSLDEEKGHMKSLSEMIDMCHPNVILVEKTVSRDVQESVLAKGITLVFDMKQHRLKRVACCTGSSIIPSDHLIGQKLKQNDSYKQCDSFHIEKFVEEHACSGEGGKRPSKTLMFLEGCPKHLCCTILLKGSHSEELKKIKCVLQYAVVMAYHLILETSFLIDQKAMFSTIPLTGIADVLPADRESHALEICNMNATCLDESTAETGSHEIDIPISSGFHEEGYHVNGDQIVKSGLGDSSALSLEPYNPAILSGLSSISASLKKVIGSNFPLASTAPYRSLSTYFGLNGVESKLTEATPAMKSFEGSEQLDVESKSGPDQEKSLDDGQPQSFPASSEALLNLNAGGDNNEEKMQNKESINTMLDSQSILVLMSIRNALKGTICEQSHFSHIVFYRNFDVPLGKFLRDNLLNQRSQCSICGELPEAHFYYYAHHNKQLTIQVKRLPKHLPGEAEGKLWMWSRCGKCQSENGMSKSTKRVLISTAARFLSFGKFLELSFSEHNTSCGLSSCGHSPHKDFLYFFGLGPMVAMFSFSSVTTYTVSMPPQQLEFSMSIRPDWLKEESENVYTKGMVMFREVATFLVQIRSQFAGSTLNLKDSLKVFSDVEEMLELEASEFELNIQNAVANNGNXKLGFSKLLSLNRLRWDLLLEACIWDRRLHSLLLPDPTVVVAGANNKAVVEQLKLHTDSADGEDSGRESKPIDGDKGSENTGNMKAYSGSLVGGNEFPGDELSSNIPVKKSEGCDSIQGSVTEVENIEKPKVDAVTKSSKPESVVGHDISVCSHFGDESYQAEDAPISGPLQVDRTIPISTDLDDNDSMIDSNESKIDGSPHSLLSSLENVNGWFWMPFSEIRQIYMKDLQRGNVPKFESISGYTPSQIPTGCQLIREEASRLRIPLGTNDYIVSDYEGELSSIIACALALLKDLPAGTEVSNEDGRRDRLVESLRSLSRVPTLTSLHWSSSGSSDSESVSSLSISSEESRFSSFDGLSLLDSLVPPDAHNIEVSLGVSKSLGKGKYSVFCLYANQFRDLRERCCPSELDYIASLSRCRNWDAKGGKSKSFFAKTLDDRFIIKEIKKTEYESFEKFALHYFKYMNQSFESGSQTCLAKVLGIYQVIVRQPKTGKETRHDLMVMENLTFGRNITRQYDLKGALHARFNSAAEGSGDVLLDQNFVNDMNSSPLYVSHQAKRLLQRAVWNDTTFLNSINVMDYSLLVGVDTERRELVCGIIDYLRQYTWDKQLETWVKSSLVVPKNLLPTVISPKEYKKRFRKFMSTYFLSVPDHWCSQGSSDPCQLCGTPNDASSQPESLNGISA, from the exons ATGTATAGCATGTGTCATTACTGTGGTGCTGAAATTACAAAGATCAGTGAAGACAAAAGGAAACTGGAGAATGGTAATGCTTTAATCTCTTGTAGTGGAGACCCAATTCGGTCATGTAAATTATGTTGGGAGAGGCAAGGAAGAGAATTTGTAAAACGAGATGGTATTACTCCATATTCAACACCAATGATCAGTCCAACTTCTTCATTGTCTAGCAGTGATCATTCATATTCCAGCTGCA GTGATTTTTCTATTGATGTAATAAACTCATACGATCG GGTTGAGGGTGACCAAGAGTTTGGTTCAAAAAATAGTCATGGGGAGCTCAATTGTCTGCCAAATGGACGAAACCCGTGCTCAGAAGGCCTTGGGAAGAGACTTGATAGCTCAAATCTGATGTCTGAAAGCGACTTGAGAGATAAGAAAGATAGCAATGATATGGACATAGTTAGAGATGGTGAGATAACACAAACTAGTAATGAACAACAAGCAAAAGAAAATGTTGTCGGAAATTCTGCTAGAGCCTTTGTCAAAGAGAGTGGAGTTTCTCAAGTTATTAATGGTGAAAGAGATAATCAAATTTGGGAACCTCCAGAACCTGAAGATCCAGAGGACGACTTGGAGAATTCTCTGGCTTATGATGACGATGATGACGAAGATGATGAATGTGGAGATGGCACAAAATGGGGAAAACCAAGTTCCTTGAGTCATACGGATGTGAGCAATGGACGCTACAGGTttaaagaggaaaaagaaagggcaATTAAAGAGGTGATAGATGGGAAGTTCAAAGCCATTGTCAGTCAACTTCTTAAATCTGTGGGTGTTGCCTGTTCTGTGAGTGACAGTGATAGTTGGGTGGATATAGTTACTTCTTTATCTTTGGAAGCTGCACTTTTCTTGAAGCCTGATGCTATTGATGGCAATGCAATGGGTCCCGATGGATATGTGAAAGTGAAATGCATTGCAACCGGTTCTCGCAGTCAAAG CCAATTAATCAAGGGCTTGGTCTTCAAAAAGCGTGCTGCTCATAAGCACATGCAAACTAAGTTCAGAAATCCAAGGCTGTTATTAATTCAGGGAGCCCTTGGTCAATCTTCTAGTGGGTTGTCTTCATTAGATTCACTAGATGAG GAAAAAGGTCATATGAAATCTCTAAGCGAGATGATAGATATGTGTCATCCAAATGTGATATTGGTGGAGAAAACTGTTTCACGTGATGTTCAAGAGAGTGTTCTTGCCAAAGGAATCACACTGGTGTTTGACATGAAGCAACATCGTCTCAAGAGAGTTGCGTGCTGCACTGGCTCATCAATCATACCGTCCGATCATTTGATTGGTCAAAAGCTAAAGCAGAATGACTCCTATAAGCAGTGCGACTCCTTCCATATAGAAAAGTTTGTTGAAGAACATGCTTGCTCTGGTGAAGGGGGAAAACGACCAAGTAAAACATTGATGTTTCTTGAGGGCTGTCCCAAACATCTTTGTTGCACT ATTTTGCTGAAAGGAAGCCATTCTGAAGAACTGAAAAAGATTAAGTGTGTCTTGCAATATGCTGTTGTCATGGCATATCATTTAATCCTTGAAACTTCTTTCCTTATTGATCAAAAGGCAATGTTCTCTACGATTCCTCTAACTGGGATAGCAGATGTGTTGCCAGCTGATCGTGAATCCCATGCCTTAGAAATTTGCAACATGAATGCTACTTGTCTTGACGAGTCTACTGCTGAAACTGGTTCACATGAAATTGACATTCCCATTTCCAGTGGATTCCATGAAGAAGGTTACCATGTAAATGGTGATCAAATTGTGAAGTCAGGATTAGGCGATAGTTCTGCTTTATCTTTGGAGCCATATAATCCAGCCATTTTGTCTGGGTTGTCATCCATTTCTGCCTCTCTGAAGAAAGTAATCGGAAGCAATTTTCCTCTTGCATCCACTGCTCCTTATCGGTCATTGTCTACatattttgggttaaatgggGTGGAATCTAAGCTCACAGAAGCAACTCCTGCAATGAAAAGTTTTGAGGGCTCAGAGCAACTTGATGTGGAATCTAAATCTGGTCCTGATCAAGAGAAATCCCTTGATGATGGACAACCTCAATCTTTTCCAGCTTCCTCTGAAGCACTACTTAACTTGAATGCTGGTGGTGATAATAATGAAGAGAAAATGCAAAATAAGGAGAGCATCAACACAATGTTGGATTCACAGAGTATTTTGGTTCTTATGTCTATCCGAAATGCCTTAAAGGGGACTATATGTGAGCAAAGCCATTTTAGCCATATAGTGTTCTACAGGAATTTTGATGTTCCTCTTGGGAAGTTCCTTCGAGATAATTTACTCAATCAG AGAAGCCAATGTTCTATATGCGGTGAACTCCCAGAAGCTCACTTCTACTATTATGCACATCATAATAAGCAGCTAACAATACAAGTTAAACGGCTTCCTAAGCATTTACCTGGGGAAGCTGAGGGAAAACTCTGGATGTGGAGTCGCTGTGGCAAGTGTCAATCTGAGAATGGAATGTCAAAATCTACGAAAAGAGTGCTAATTTCAACTGCTGCACGTTTTCTCTCATTTGGAAAGTTCTTGGAGCTCAGCTTTTCTGAACACAACACATCCTGTGGATTATCCAGCTGTGGCCATTCTCCACACAAGGATTTTCTATATTTCTTTGG GTTAGGCCCTATGGTTGCAATGTTTAGTTTTTCTTCAGTTACCACTTATACTGTGTCCATGCCTCCACAACAGCTGGAGTTTAGCATGTCAATCAGACCAGATTGGCTGAAGGAAGAATCCGAGAAT GTTTACACAAAAGGAATGGTAATGTTCAGAGAGGTTGCAACCTTTTTGGTTCAGATAAGGTCTCAGTTTGCGGGTTCAACCTTAAACCTTAAAGATTCCTTAAAAGTATTCTCTGATGTTGAAGAGATGCTGGAACTGGAAGCTTCTGAATTTGAG CTAAACATTCAGAATGCTGTTGCAAATAATGGGA GCAAACTTGGGTTCTCAAAACTCCTCAGCTTGAACAGACTAAGGTGGGACCTTCTTTTGGAAGCATGCATTTGGGATCGACGCCTGCATTCTCTACTGTTGCCTGATCCGACAGTAGTAGTTGCTGGTGCCAACAACAAAGCAGTGGTGGAGCAGCTGAAGTTGCATACTGATAGTGCTGATGGAGAGGACAGTGGTAGAGAAAGTAAACCTATAGATGGTGATAAAGGTTCTGAAAATACTGGAAATATGAAAGCTTATTCAGGTTCTTTGGTTGGAGGTAATGAATTTCCTGGTGATGAATTATCTTCAAATATTCCTGTTAAAAAATCTGAAGGATGTGACAGCATTCAAGGGAGTGTTACTGAGGTTGAAAACATTGAAAAGCCAAAAGTAGATGCTGTTACGAAATCATCCAAACCAGAGTCCGTTGTGGGACATGATATTTCTGTTTGTTCCCATTTTGGTGATGAGAGCTATCAAGCAGAGGATGCACCTATATCAGGTCCTTTACAAGTGGATAGAACAATCCCAATTTCCACTGATCTTGATGACAATGATTCTATGATTGATTCAAATGAATCAAAGATTGATGGATCTCCGCATTCCTTACTATCCAGTTTAGAAAATGTAAATGGATGGTTCTGGATGCCTTTTTCTGAAATCAGACAGATATACATGAAGGACCTTCAAAGAGGAAATGTCCCCAAGTTTGAATCCATCAGTGGTTATACTCCATCACAAATACCCACAGGCTGTCAATTAATCAGGGAGGAAGCATCAAGGCTACGCATACCTCTAGGAACTAATGACTATATTGTGTCAGATTATGAAGGTGAACTCTCGAGTATAATTGCTTGTGCATTGGCATTGCTGAAAGATCTGCCTGCTGGAACTGAAGTGTCCAATGAGGATGGGAGGAGAGATAGACTAGTTGAAAGTTTACGAAGCCTAAGTCGTGTTCCTACTTTAACGTCCCTGCATTGGTCGTCCAGTGGTTCCTCTGATTCAGAGTCTGTCTCTAGTCTGAGTATTTCTTCAGAAGAGTCGCGCTTCTCCAGTTTTGATGGGTTAAGCTTGTTGGATTCTCTAGTTCCTCCTGATGCGCATAACATAGAGGTTTCTCTAGGGGTTTCAAAATCACTTGGGAAGGGTAAATACTCGGTATTTTGTTTATATGCTAACCAGTTCCGTGATCTTCGAGAGCGGTGCTGCCCTTCAGAGCTTGATTATATTGCTTCCCTTAGCCGATGCAGAAATTGGGATGCCAAAGGAGGGAAGAGCAAGTCcttttttgctaaaacacttgaTGATAGGTTTAttataaaagaaatcaagaagaCAGAATATGAATCATTTGAGAAGTTTGCTTTACATTATTTCAAGTACATGAACCAATCATTTGAGTCTGGAAGCCAAACTTGCCTTGCTAAAGTTCTTGGGATTTATCAG GTAATAGTAAGACAGCCTAAAACAGGGAAAGAGACAAGACATGATCTTATGGTGATGGAGAATCTTACCTTCGGTAGAAATATTACTCGCCAGTATGATCTTAAAGGGGCCTTGCATGCTCGATTCAATTCAGCTGCTGAGGGTTCTGGAGATGTTCTTTTGGATCAGAACTTTGTCAATGACATGAATTCCTCTCCATTATATGTTAGTCATCAAGCCAAGCGTCTCTTGCAACGGGCTGTATGGAATGACACAACTTTCCTCAAT TCAATCAATGTAATGGATTATTCTTTACTTGTTGGGGTGGATACGGAGCGGCGGGAGCTTGTATGTGGGATCATTGATTATCTCAGGCAGTATACTTGGGACAAACAACTTGAGACATGGGTTAAGTCTTCATTGGTTGTTCCTAAGAATTTGTTGCCAACTGTGATTTCTCCCAAGGAATATAAGAAAAGATTCAGAAAGTTCATGTCAACGTACTTTTTGAGTGTCCCTGATCACTGGTGTTCACAGGGATCCTCTGACCCTTGCCAACTATGTGGCACTCCAAATGATGCCTCGTCTCAACCCGAGTCCCTAAATGGTATTTCTGCCTAG